A genomic region of Jeotgalibaca ciconiae contains the following coding sequences:
- a CDS encoding BglG family transcription antiterminator, protein MINKRLLHIIRILLKQNTYVTIAELSNELNVSYKTIANDLKMVEAWLTEHGLELIKKTGVGVNIEGSNEIKLSVYQFISRKSKENIDYSPKARMIYIGMKLLLESTCRVHELADDLFVSRATVHKDIHSLTAIFESYKIELLRKNNNGITISGSEKNFRNCLIELMKIDNGYHVFYEMVKNTNYPCDGSFPFLGLDVNDDEFVEFLKVLENINSKYLHTLLFDSLVQVLHHLFVSFVRIKENHLIHLSESFLQELKFQPYYEEVHEICKAIESFYPIQYSEMEIRYLQVFFLSLKNTNEIRTDDRVDAQEITISLINEWEKMLPYHLSKDAELTNSLYTHFCSAITRYRHGIVIENQLIDEIKLKYQHTFSIVKESMYLIENKFHCKISEEEMGLLTLHLAVALDKMKQPLTTLLICHEGSGANHLLLRKLQSQFSNELFIKDSQNYPTIDMDQLQHIDLILSTINLEIHTDIPIIEINPLLSKYDIARLRDSLTPYYEHKNDHMLAFEKQ, encoded by the coding sequence ATGATTAACAAACGATTACTTCATATCATAAGAATTTTATTGAAACAGAATACCTACGTCACGATTGCTGAATTATCAAATGAGCTTAATGTTTCCTATAAGACAATTGCAAATGATTTGAAAATGGTTGAAGCTTGGCTCACTGAACACGGTCTAGAACTTATCAAAAAAACAGGTGTGGGAGTGAATATTGAAGGCAGTAACGAAATCAAGTTAAGCGTCTACCAATTCATTTCGAGAAAAAGTAAAGAGAATATTGATTATTCACCCAAAGCGCGAATGATTTATATCGGAATGAAACTCTTACTAGAATCAACATGCCGCGTTCATGAATTAGCCGATGATTTGTTTGTCAGCCGCGCCACTGTTCATAAAGACATCCACTCCCTCACTGCTATCTTTGAATCATATAAAATTGAACTATTACGAAAAAACAATAATGGGATTACCATTTCTGGCAGCGAAAAGAATTTTCGCAATTGTTTAATCGAATTAATGAAGATTGATAACGGATATCACGTCTTTTATGAGATGGTGAAAAATACAAATTACCCATGCGACGGATCCTTCCCTTTTCTAGGCCTGGACGTAAATGACGATGAATTTGTCGAATTTTTAAAAGTACTTGAAAACATAAACAGCAAGTATTTGCATACCTTATTATTTGATTCGCTCGTACAAGTTCTGCATCACCTTTTTGTTTCCTTCGTGCGAATTAAAGAAAACCATTTGATTCATTTATCTGAATCGTTCTTGCAAGAGTTAAAATTTCAACCTTATTACGAAGAAGTCCATGAAATTTGTAAAGCAATTGAAAGTTTCTATCCTATCCAATACTCTGAAATGGAAATTCGCTATCTACAAGTATTTTTCTTATCATTGAAGAATACCAACGAGATTCGTACTGATGATCGAGTGGATGCTCAAGAAATTACAATTTCTCTTATAAATGAATGGGAGAAAATGTTGCCTTATCATTTATCCAAAGATGCAGAACTAACAAACTCCCTATACACTCATTTCTGTTCTGCTATCACCCGATATCGTCATGGAATCGTGATCGAAAACCAACTCATTGACGAAATAAAATTAAAGTATCAACACACTTTTTCCATTGTAAAAGAATCTATGTATTTGATCGAGAATAAGTTCCATTGCAAAATAAGTGAAGAAGAAATGGGTCTACTAACACTCCATCTCGCCGTGGCCTTAGATAAAATGAAGCAGCCACTGACGACTTTACTAATCTGCCACGAAGGGAGCGGAGCCAACCATTTATTATTAAGAAAACTCCAGTCACAATTTTCGAATGAACTATTTATAAAAGACAGTCAAAATTATCCGACTATCGATATGGATCAGTTACAGCATATTGATTTGATTCTTTCTACCATTAATTTAGAAATTCATACGGATATTCCGATCATTGAAATCAATCCGCTCTTATCAAAATATGATATTGCTCGGCTCAGAGACAGTTTGACACCTTATTATGAACACAAAAATGATCATATGCTCGCATTTGAAAAGCAGTAA